The Ammospiza nelsoni isolate bAmmNel1 chromosome 27, bAmmNel1.pri, whole genome shotgun sequence DNA segment AGCTGTGGGGGGTTCCTGGTGGCTCCAGCCTGGGTGATGACAGCGGCTCAGTGCCTCCAGTGAGTCCTGCACTGAGGGCTCTGCACCTCCAGGGCCTGGGGAACAGCTCCTCTGGGGAGGGGTCACAGCTGGAGGCACCTCAGCCAACAGCTGGGAATGTCTTGGATGGCAGGAAAACCCTGGGGACAGATTGGGGATAGGGACTGCCCTGAGCCCCatctccctcccagccctggggacagcttggggacagccctggggacagccctgagccccATTTGCCTGGGGACAGGCTTGGGGACATCTTGGGAACAGtttggggacagccctgagccTCATCTCCCTCCCCAACCTTTGGGACAgccttggggacagccctgagccccattttcctggggacacccctgggacagccctgagctccatttccatccccagccctgagctccatttccatccccagcccaccctcaggtattttccctgatttttccccctccatgacttgttttgttttccccagcTGTCAGCAATGGGAGCTCAGGGTGGTTTCTCCCCTCGCTGTCAGGCTTTGTCCTTTCTGCCATCAAAATCTCTGCTGGCAGAATTATTCCCTATGAAATCCATTCCTCTGTTCCTAAAAATATTCCAGTTCCTTGCCCAGCCCTTTTCCACCCCTCTGGCTGGGGTATGGATGGACAGGAGGATTTTTCCAGGTGTGGCTCCCACATAGCCCAGGGctgatttagaaataaatatcctgatttagaaataaatgataaatgatttagaaataaatattcttatttagaaataaatgataaatgatttagaaataaatatccTGATTTAGAAATCCCTGGACTTCCATGGGACTTGTGGAGCCCAGAATAAGGAGAGTATTGGAACAAAGGTGGCCAGCTTGAGGTCTGAGCACTGAGATAAAGGAGATAAAGGAGGGATAAAGGAGATAAAGGAGggataaagaagaaataaaggagaaaaaggagagattaAGGAGATAAAGGAGCCCTTGCTCTGCCTCTTGGCTGGGCACATTCACTGGCAGAGCTCCTTGGTTCCACcattcttctttaaaaatgatatatgtaatatatttatatattaattatacataaatatattatattatattatattatataatattatattatattatattatattatattatattatattatattatattatattatattatattatattatattatattatattatattatattatgttgtttttatattatgttgtttttatattttatattttattttatatattttatattttatattttatattttatctattttatttttatctattttattttatatataatatatataatatattatatatattatatattatatatattatatatattatattatatattatatattatattattgttgttatataaatatatattttaatataatatataaaaatacacatatttatataatatatagatagatagatagatagatagatatagatatttatataaTGATATAATATATTTTGTGCATAGGGAATATCTATTTACACTGCATTGTGCAATTGggctgtcctggccatgccctGGGGGATGaacctcagtgtccccaggtgggacagggacaggctggtgACACCCCTGTGCTCGATGTCACCAGGCACAAACCTCTGAGTGTCATCCTGGGAGCCCAAAGCCTgcagaggagagagggaagcTGGCAAACCTTCCAGGTGAAGGAGTACCACAGCTACCCAGGCTTTACCAGCCCCAAGGAGGGCAAGGACATCCTCCTGCTGAAGGTAACCATGAgcaccctgagctgcagccctggggcaccaGGGCATGGTGGATCCCAGGGCAAACACtcatctctgtgttttctcctctctttttctctttttatctctgGTTTTTTGTGCCCTCACCCAGCTGAATGGCAATGCCAGCAGCAATGGCCACGTCAGGCCCATTTCCTTGGAGAAATCCAAAATTCGGGGTGGCGCCGAgtgcagcctggctggctggGGGGACAGGACGGCCACTGTCACCATCACCAGGCAGAGGGACTGCCTCAACCACTACCCAGGCCTTGCTGACAACCTCATTTGTGGCCAGAGCTCACCCTCCAAGGTACCTGGAAAGGTCAGTGTGCTCAGGGAGGGGAGGCTTGAGCTGGGGCAAGGCACTGACAACAGGATCCTTGTGGATCCTTGCGCTCTCccatggcacaggaggagctgggagtcCCAGCAATGATTCACCCTGAGCCTCAATGTTGGTCTGAGTGAGTTTTGTGTCTGGAGccagcagaaaggcagaaatggaGGTTTATTGCTCCCAGACAAAGCTGTGACCTTGTGGGAGCAGAgttgcctggagaaaaggaggctcagaggtcACCTTATTGCTCTCTTAGAGGTcaccttattgctctctacgCCTTCCTGAAGGGAGGTTGGGACAGGTGGGGTTGGGTCTCTTCCACCAGGcggcactgacagaaccagaggacacagtggATAttgggtattaggaagaaatttttcaccaaaagaataatcaagcactgggatgctcttcccaaggaggtggtggaatcatcatctctggatgtgtttagaaaaagactggacatggcacttggtgctatagtcTGGTTGAGGTGTTAgttgatgatcttagaggtcttttccaacctcattattctggaattctgggattctgtgattctgattctcagtgattctgggattctgatcctctgggattctgtgattctgagattcTGATTCTCAGTGATTGTGGGACTCTGGGATTCTGATTctcagtgattctgggattttgtgattctgtgattctgttatcCTCACCCACTGCagtccaggctctgctgggcaaaTCCTGCCCTGAATTtgcagcctccctccctccctccttccctgcagctccaccaCCCAGCCCTGATTTatctctctcctccttttcacAGGGTGATGCTGGGGATCCTCTGGTCTGCAACAACAAAGCCTTTGGCATCTTCTCCTACAGGCACAACAACTGGCCTGGCTTCTACACCCACATTGCTCCTTACCTGCCCTGGGTCCACAGTGTCATGAAATCCTTGTGAGGATGGGGCACTGCAGAGCCCCATCCCCACCAGCTTTTATTCCCTTTCTCCCTGGGAAcatctgccctgctcctggtggATGTGGCAGGGGTTTCTCTGCGAGCTctgcccgtgctggggctggcacagaggagctgcctgggctgggtttgtgccctgggctcctgccctgctgtgcccttggtggctccagctgtggagaggagcagcagcacagccccagagaggtgccagcagctcagggggTGTCTGGGACCCTCGGGGGTTCCAAATCCTGCATGAGGAGATCAGAGGGATGCAGAGAGCAGCCTGTAATTTCTGCCATTTGTGGCATGTCTGGGTGTCCTCTGCCCCATTTTGGGCTCCAAGGACACTCCCAGTGCTTCACGGCTGCTCTCCCAACGTCTGAATCCTGCTGCCTCCTTTGTcccctcctctgcagccccagtgtTGGCAGAACACATAAAACCAATAAATCTCATCAGCATTTCCAAGCGTTTTCCCGGTGCTGTTTGGATTTCTCTGGGGCCCTGGctccagtgctgagcagctcaggagaAAGCCACAGCTCCAAGAGCTGAATCCCAAACTGGAGATTTCTACCCCAAACCAGTGACCtccatttctccattttctgcccTCTAAACCTCCAGAACAGAGCTCCAGTCTGGATTTCAGATTGGACTCTCTTCACTCCCTCCAGGGATCTCCAAGCTGGTCCTTGGGTGGGATTTTGTCTCTCCCATCCTTTCCCCCCTCTCAGTTCTACCCCATCCCACCTCTGGCTGCCAAATCAGCACCTTCCTTCCCCCCAGGGCACCTCTGGCACTCTCAGTGCTCATTGTGGCACCCTGAGTCATCTTTTTAGTGATGCTGGCAGCAAAGAGAGGAACCTCACAGCCCCACCACGGCCTGACAagtcaggaaatattttatttctggttgTGGTTTTTAAGACAAAAATATACAAACCCTGCCTTTTCTACAATAGAGCTTAAACATATTGCAACCTGAGGAAATTAATCTGGAGAATTTGGAAAGAGACCAAGTGAGAGGAGCTCAAACACTTCCGTTAGATGTTTGGGATTTCAtttacagaaacatttctgGGGAGTGTTTGCCTTTCCTTGTGCTCACCTCTGCCCAAAGGTGACTTGTCAGAGGCCATTCCAACATCTGTGGCAGCACTGGACACAAAACACAAGGACAAAGATGTGAAGACTCCAAATATTTTCCAAACCTTATAATTCAAAATGTCTAAAAGTCCCCAGGTCACTCACCTGACcaagaaaagctgcagctgagcagagttATCAGTGTGGTTTTTGCTGTGGGTGGTGTTGCACAAGGAAAGCACCTCGAGCACATTTCTGCTGAGTTTTCCATGCCCAGAGTGCCCTCTTTGGGTTGGCAACAGGGTTTGTTCTTCAGGGTCCTGTCTCTAAACAACTTCCAAACGGATCCAACAAAATTCGCCTCCTCCAGTTTGGAAACAAATTCATGGCTGAGCTGAGGAAAGGCTCCTCTTATCCCCAGGGTTCTTTACATCATTTAATCTGCTCTGAATCAAGGGTTGCAAAGCTGatattgagatttttttttttttcctgaggctaCCAAATCCTGCCCAGAAgaattctattctattctattctattctattctattctattctattctatctATTCTATTCATTTCTATTCATTTCTATTcatttctattctattcattTCTAttcatttctatttatttctatttctatttctattctacTCTATTCAACCCCCAGGGTTCTTTACATCATTTAATCTGCTCTGAATCAAGGGTTGCAAAGATGATATTGagaagagatttcttttttctgaggCTGCCAAATTCTGCCCAGAAGAatctattctatttttttctattttattctatattctattctattctaattctattctattctattctattctattctattctattctattctattctattcatttctatttctatttctattctacTCTATTCAACCCCCAGGGTTCTTTACATCATTTAATCTGCTCTGAATCAAGGGTTGCAAAGATGATATTGagaagagatttcttttttctgaggCTGCCAAATTCTGCCCAGAAGAAtctattctatttcttttctattctattctatattctattctattctattctattcattTCTAttcatttctatttctatttctattctacTCTATTCAACCCCCAGGGTTCTTTACATCATTTAATCTGCTCTGAATCAAGGGTTGCAAAGATGATATTGagaagagatttcttttttctgaggCTGCCAAATTCTGCCCAGAAGAatctattctatttttttctattttattctatattctattctattctattctattctattctattctattctattctattctattcattTCTATTCATTTCTATTCATTTCTAttcatttctatttctattctacTCTATGCAACCCCCAGGGTTCTTTACATCATTTAATCTGCTCTGAATCAAGGGTGGCAAAGATGATATTGagaagagatttcttttttctgagcCTGCCAAATCCTGCCC contains these protein-coding regions:
- the LOC132084747 gene encoding granzyme F-like, with amino-acid sequence MAACKFKLGFAHSAQEAEGETDLLAVRAARKHQPCFVTGYPWRWRERGEARTQPAPYVALLQGKDNHSCGGFLVAPAWVMTAAQCLQHKPLSVILGAQSLQRREGSWQTFQVKEYHSYPGFTSPKEGKDILLLKLNGNASSNGHVRPISLEKSKIRGGAECSLAGWGDRTATVTITRQRDCLNHYPGLADNLICGQSSPSKVPGKGDAGDPLVCNNKAFGIFSYRHNNWPGFYTHIAPYLPWVHSVMKSL